A portion of the Avibacterium sp. 20-132 genome contains these proteins:
- a CDS encoding YcfL family protein codes for MKKLFVLCGLSLLLAACGSTPSQNIVSENDPILNVEANLAPLIETKLRDNNVWLKNTSPHQLDVAYYFFWYDKNGVTQGEEPNLHSPSSLLLQPNQQTNLTPVPPTQQSVNYRLYLRLNKLQ; via the coding sequence ATGAAAAAACTATTTGTTCTATGCGGATTAAGCCTACTGCTTGCAGCTTGTGGCTCAACGCCCTCGCAAAATATTGTAAGCGAGAATGATCCGATCTTAAATGTAGAAGCAAATTTAGCGCCGTTGATTGAGACAAAGTTGCGCGATAATAATGTTTGGCTAAAGAATACTAGCCCACATCAGCTTGATGTCGCTTATTATTTCTTTTGGTATGACAAAAATGGCGTAACACAAGGGGAAGAACCGAATTTACATTCGCCTTCTAGCTTGCTTCTACAACCAAACCAACAAACCAATTTAACCCCTGTTCCACCAACACAACAAAGCGTTAATTACCGCTTATACCTTCGTTTGAATAAATTGCAATAA
- the hinT gene encoding purine nucleoside phosphoramidase, with the protein MAEETIFSKIIRKEIPANILYQDERVTAFRDISPQAPTHILIIPNKLIPTVNEVTEQDELTLGRLFTVAAKLAQQEGIAEDGYRLIVNCNKHGGQEVYHLHMHLLGGESLGKMLAK; encoded by the coding sequence ATGGCAGAAGAAACCATTTTCAGCAAAATTATTCGTAAAGAAATTCCAGCAAATATCCTCTATCAAGATGAGCGAGTAACGGCATTTCGTGATATTTCCCCCCAAGCGCCTACGCATATTTTGATTATTCCAAATAAATTAATCCCAACAGTGAACGAAGTAACTGAGCAAGATGAGCTGACATTAGGGCGTTTATTTACCGTGGCGGCTAAATTGGCGCAGCAAGAAGGCATTGCGGAAGATGGGTATCGCCTTATCGTCAATTGTAACAAACACGGTGGACAAGAAGTGTATCATTTACATATGCACTTACTTGGTGGTGAATCTTTAGGAAAAATGTTGGCAAAATAA